In Bombina bombina isolate aBomBom1 chromosome 6, aBomBom1.pri, whole genome shotgun sequence, a single genomic region encodes these proteins:
- the PLPPR2 gene encoding phospholipid phosphatase-related protein type 2, giving the protein MPTGSEREGCISHMAANDAEIKSSVSIIPCFLFVELVLMAGTVILSYHFEYTDTFPVHSQGFFCYDSSLSKPYPGPESVSRAPPRLLYPLITVLPIITVLLGEASTVLLHPHWRSRERVIACGDCCFFNPLLRRIVRILGLFSFGLFCTVIFTGAVQTVTGNQTPHFLSVCRPNYTALGCMSHIQYVSSPNACTGDPDIITEARKAFPSKPAALGAYAAVYTTMYVTLVLQVKGSRLVKPSLCLALLSPSWLLSLLRVAEYRNHWRDVLAGTITGAAIAVFLVTCVLNNFGTSGSKLENGEDALCIPEGNPAPVIPPTYEKASERYPHMSPDPPPCLVPVTPDVLIPSNCMTSQV; this is encoded by the exons CTGGTGCTTATGGCTGGTACAGTGATTCTGTCCTACCACTTTGAGTACACGGACACCTTTCCAGTTCACTCCCAGGGATTCTTCTGCTATGACAGCTCCTTGTCCAAGCCATACCCGGGTCCAGAAAGTGTCAGCCGCGCACCACCACGTCTCTTGTACCCTCTGATTACTGTGCTGCCGATAATCACG GTCCTGCTGGGGGAGGCATCCACTGTCCTGCTTCACCCGCACTGGCGATCAAGAGAAAGAGTCATTGCTTGTGgggactgctgcttcttcaaccctCTATTGCGCCGCATTGTTAGGATTCTGG GTTTGTTTTCTTTTGGTCTCTTCTGCACAGTAATTTTTACTGGAGCTGTCCAGACAGTCACTGGTAACCAAACTCCTCATTTCCTATCTGTGTGTCGCCCTAACTACACAGCTCTGGGCTGTATGTCACACATTCAGTATGTGTCATCACCAAATGCCTGTACAGGGGACCCCGACATTATTACAGAAGCTCGCAAAGCATTCCCCTCCAAACCCGCAGCTTTGGGAGCCTATGCAGCAGTGTATACAACG ATGTACGTCACCCTTGTGCTGCAGGTGAAGGGTTCCCGGCTAGTGAAGCCGTCCCTTTGCCTTGCGTTACTGTCCCCTTCCTGGCTCCTTTCTTTGCTTCGTGTGGCCGAATATCGCAACCACTGGAGAGACGTGCTTGCGGGTACCATCACGGGTGCAGCCATTGCTGTCTTTCTG gtGACTTGTGTGCTAAATAATTTTGGGACATCGGGCTCAAAGCTAGAGAATGGTGAAGATGCCTTATGCATACCCGAGGGAAATCCTGCACCAGTGATTCCACCAACATATGAAAA AGCCTCAGAGAGGTATCCCCATATGTCACCTGATCCTCCTCCTTGCCTTGTTCCTGTGACCCCAGATGTCCTGATTCCTTCCAACTGTATGACTAGCCAAGTGTGA